One Umboniibacter marinipuniceus DNA window includes the following coding sequences:
- a CDS encoding HAMP domain-containing protein, which produces MLKPKGLRAYTTGLLVAFTLIFSSLFLAVGVLTAYIVEDTIIMRLVGAQVDQIEQSLAQGESPQLNAKQRLYTEAEDIPSAWQAIILKYPSGELFTDTEDHYHFQHLSTPSGDFAVLVVEVSEVLVVTESPRAFIIFVVVFAVMVLVAVGVALKIANRVTKPVLDLSTAVAQRALVTEPMPDLPFELKQLASNFEASFSKIEQMLQRERDFTTDVGHELKTPLTAFNNLLVIASGRPLSSAEVEQLGRINADLANTVEVLLALAREESLTKQPVNVMACIEQLAIDQPQVVAGEFSIALTGDRSVVIQGNPVLTKLLFLNVIQNAIRHADSPQLNIDIAADRIVLANSAASRKQLDFMAPGVRDETSTGVGQGLYLVRRIAEKLALRVELNLGNEQFEIVFHIN; this is translated from the coding sequence ATGCTTAAGCCAAAGGGACTGCGAGCGTATACAACTGGGTTGTTGGTAGCCTTTACCTTAATCTTTTCTAGCCTGTTCCTGGCGGTAGGTGTGCTCACGGCGTACATTGTGGAAGATACGATTATTATGCGGCTGGTAGGCGCGCAAGTAGATCAAATTGAACAATCGCTTGCGCAAGGCGAATCGCCACAACTGAACGCAAAGCAACGGCTCTATACAGAGGCCGAGGACATACCTTCAGCGTGGCAAGCCATCATCCTTAAGTATCCGTCTGGTGAGCTATTTACGGACACCGAAGATCACTATCACTTTCAGCATCTTTCCACCCCCTCTGGTGATTTCGCGGTACTGGTGGTGGAGGTATCGGAGGTGCTTGTGGTGACGGAATCCCCGCGCGCGTTCATCATCTTTGTCGTGGTCTTTGCGGTGATGGTCTTGGTGGCGGTGGGGGTGGCGCTAAAAATTGCTAATCGGGTCACCAAGCCCGTGTTGGATCTCTCGACCGCGGTGGCACAGCGCGCGTTGGTTACGGAGCCTATGCCAGATTTACCCTTCGAGTTGAAACAACTGGCCAGTAATTTCGAGGCAAGTTTCAGTAAGATTGAGCAGATGTTACAGCGCGAGCGAGATTTCACCACCGATGTGGGTCACGAGCTAAAAACACCGCTTACGGCGTTTAATAATCTGCTGGTTATCGCCAGTGGGCGACCGCTCAGCTCAGCGGAGGTGGAGCAACTGGGGCGGATCAATGCCGACCTTGCCAACACCGTTGAGGTGTTACTCGCGCTCGCTCGCGAAGAATCGCTGACAAAGCAGCCCGTTAACGTGATGGCTTGTATCGAGCAACTCGCCATTGACCAGCCACAGGTGGTAGCAGGGGAGTTTTCGATAGCGCTCACGGGCGATCGCTCGGTGGTGATTCAAGGCAACCCCGTGCTCACTAAATTACTGTTTCTTAATGTGATTCAGAATGCGATTCGTCACGCTGATTCGCCCCAACTCAACATTGATATCGCGGCCGATAGAATCGTTTTAGCTAATTCCGCCGCGTCAAGGAAACAGCTGGATTTCATGGCACCTGGGGTTCGCGATGAGACGAGTACGGGTGTAGGTCAGGGGCTCTATTTGGTGCGTCGCATTGCCGAAAAACTAGCACTGAGGGTTGAGCTGAATCTGGGCAATGAGCAATTCGAAATCGTTTTTCATATTAATTGA
- a CDS encoding type 1 glutamine amidotransferase domain-containing protein: MNIKKIAIRVSLFLAVIGLLIAAAIFWLFSFIPESGMKQLEESQAHEIPYLMSATGDTNGRILAVVTSVDKMGESGKKTGYELTELARAYWVFNVNGFEVDIASTQGGDAPKILDLDDMGRYDYAFLNHPEVQLQLANTLLIDELNPADYDAVYFVGGKGAMFDFVDNAAIKSFIAQMDSEGGIISAVCHGPAALLNVVTAEGENLLRGTQVTAFSNSEEIFLIPDAEQIFGFLLEDGMTAQGASFSAADNYLNRVVVDGNVITGQNPWSVWTLAEEVVRSLGVDPVERPVTAEERSVDLLAILQEQGYSAAKASIEENEYEYQSLLILMHAIIAAMELDLVSTVKLMLLAEASKTA; this comes from the coding sequence ATGAACATCAAAAAAATTGCTATTCGCGTTTCACTTTTTCTAGCCGTTATTGGACTCTTGATAGCCGCCGCTATCTTTTGGCTTTTTAGCTTTATACCCGAATCCGGAATGAAGCAGCTTGAGGAAAGCCAGGCTCACGAAATTCCCTATCTGATGTCTGCAACGGGCGATACCAACGGTCGTATCCTAGCGGTTGTCACCAGTGTGGATAAGATGGGTGAGAGCGGTAAAAAAACCGGCTATGAATTAACGGAGTTGGCACGAGCTTACTGGGTATTTAATGTTAACGGCTTTGAGGTAGACATTGCCAGTACGCAGGGCGGTGATGCCCCGAAGATTCTAGACTTGGATGATATGGGCCGCTACGACTACGCCTTCCTTAATCACCCCGAAGTACAGTTGCAGTTAGCTAACACATTGTTGATTGATGAGTTGAACCCAGCCGATTATGACGCCGTGTACTTCGTTGGCGGCAAAGGCGCAATGTTTGACTTTGTTGATAACGCCGCAATTAAATCGTTCATCGCGCAGATGGACAGTGAAGGAGGCATCATTTCGGCCGTTTGTCATGGCCCAGCCGCACTGCTAAATGTGGTGACTGCAGAGGGTGAAAATCTACTCCGCGGCACACAGGTGACCGCCTTTAGCAATAGCGAGGAGATCTTTCTCATCCCTGACGCTGAGCAGATTTTTGGTTTTCTACTCGAAGATGGAATGACGGCACAGGGAGCGAGTTTTTCGGCAGCTGACAATTACTTAAACCGCGTAGTAGTGGATGGTAATGTTATTACTGGGCAAAACCCATGGTCGGTTTGGACGCTTGCAGAAGAGGTGGTACGAAGCCTTGGCGTTGACCCCGTTGAACGACCAGTAACCGCTGAAGAACGCTCGGTTGATCTGCTAGCAATCCTGCAAGAGCAAGGTTATTCGGCGGCTAAAGCGTCAATTGAAGAAAATGAGTACGAGTACCAATCTTTGCTTATCCTAATGCACGCCATCATAGCGGCTATGGAGCTAGATTTGGTTTCCACCGTAAAACTAATGCTATTGGCGGAGGCGTCAAAAACGGCGTAA
- a CDS encoding energy transducer TonB, whose protein sequence is MSFLLIVTICLIVPCVAQAQTNPFVSPSIPTSSSTSSSPASFDYSETEPLIPARRLDRDSLVYSSYELGLQYEGWVVVSSVIDPEGQVVKVIIDNSSGNIILEEAARELALNAKFAPAMLYGRAVRSSVNQQQYRFNFNDGVQGLSPFYRSANSRALSAYGEGDWERFQQSLEALANMQRRNFMEEAHFSMLVGLSLERQGDRQGALRQYQQAIDWNIEQLSEERAVVAYQHAFSLLVESENYPGAVSLANRIPPTLAPLPQLQYTIELSEQLRQHIAGQVYLENQLVLDEEGRSSLELWRQTFDLSLTEGTLDAYELWCSGRYMRYTFTANTSTSIPRNWGDCTLRLEGKPGARVSVWQSSG, encoded by the coding sequence ATGTCATTCTTGCTTATTGTCACTATTTGTTTGATCGTACCGTGCGTAGCGCAGGCGCAGACTAACCCTTTTGTGTCACCATCAATACCTACCAGTTCGTCCACCTCTTCTTCACCTGCAAGCTTTGATTATTCAGAGACTGAACCACTCATTCCTGCTCGCAGGCTTGATAGAGATTCGTTGGTGTATTCGAGTTATGAGTTGGGGCTGCAATACGAAGGCTGGGTAGTTGTGAGCTCGGTAATTGATCCCGAGGGTCAGGTGGTTAAAGTTATCATCGATAACTCAAGTGGGAACATTATACTTGAAGAGGCCGCGCGTGAGTTAGCCCTGAATGCTAAGTTCGCTCCTGCAATGCTGTATGGTAGGGCGGTTAGATCTAGTGTTAATCAACAGCAATATCGTTTTAACTTCAACGATGGTGTTCAAGGGCTGTCGCCGTTCTATCGATCCGCCAATAGCAGAGCGTTAAGCGCCTACGGCGAGGGTGATTGGGAGAGATTTCAACAAAGCTTAGAAGCGCTGGCTAACATGCAACGCCGTAATTTCATGGAGGAAGCTCACTTCAGCATGCTGGTGGGGTTGAGCTTAGAGCGTCAAGGCGATCGACAAGGCGCATTAAGGCAGTATCAACAAGCCATTGACTGGAACATAGAACAGCTTAGCGAAGAGCGAGCCGTTGTTGCCTATCAACATGCGTTCTCACTATTGGTGGAGAGCGAGAATTATCCTGGGGCCGTTTCTCTCGCCAATAGAATCCCGCCAACATTAGCACCGCTGCCGCAGCTGCAATACACGATTGAACTAAGCGAGCAGCTTCGCCAACATATCGCGGGGCAGGTCTACCTTGAAAATCAGTTGGTTTTAGATGAAGAAGGGCGGAGCTCACTTGAGCTGTGGCGGCAAACATTTGATCTATCCCTGACAGAGGGAACCCTTGACGCTTACGAACTGTGGTGTAGCGGTCGTTATATGCGTTACACATTCACAGCTAATACCTCAACGAGCATACCGCGTAATTGGGGAGACTGCACATTGAGGCTTGAGGGTAAGCCGGGTGCCCGCGTCAGTGTATGGCAGTCTAGCGGTTGA